The candidate division KSB1 bacterium DNA window CGAACACCACGTCCAGGGTGCGCACCCAGGTGCCGGGCCGCCGGCCGGAGAGAATGCCGACCACGCGCATGTTCTCCAGACGCAAGCCGGTTTCCTCCTCGACTTCGCGATGTGCCGCTTCCTCCGCCGTTTCGTGCAATTTGAGATGGCCACCCGGCAGGCCGTAGCCCTTGCCATCCCGCCGCATGATCAGGAGGATTTTGTTGCCGTCCCGCACCACCACGGCCACACTGGCAAAGGGAGGCAACTGTCCGGCGGTCAGGACATACAACACGCGCTGCAGGAGCGCCAACAACAGCCGCAAACCCAGGTAGTAAAATTTCACTGTCATCTCCGCACCGCTTGACATGGCATGAGCTTTTGGTCGGCTGCTGCGCCGGCCGTCAGGGCAGAATACGTCATAATAACGCCGAAAAACGCGCCACATTCAAGACGATTCTGCAATATCCGCCACACTCGCGGCCGGAAGACGGGGGCGGCCCCGGTTTGCAACCGTGGGAGCACGGCAACTGTGCAGGGCAGCGGGCATTGCTACCGGCGGCGGTGTGGCGCACCAAATTTCGCGCAGGGGTTCCGTATTCCCGCCGAGCGCGGGTATAGTGTATGTTAGTTGCAGGAAAGGTCTGTGCCTGCGACAAGACATTGCCAGCGCGAACCGGCAAACATCGGTCGTGGACGGGAACTTTGCCCCACCGAAACAAGGATGAACCTGCCGCGGCTTTCGGTCAGGACGGCATGGCAACTGGTGATGCGGCGCGGAAAGGGAACGATCCCCTGTATCAGAGCCTCACGCTTGATGGTGAAGGGAGTAAACCTCCGTGGACAAGAAAAGAATCCGTCTGGTGCTCTTTTCCACATGGGGGAGCGACTACAAACAGGTTGAGTTCAGCCTGTCCACGTTCGCGAGTCTGCTGGCCGGCGGTGTGTTCGTTCTGTTGCTTCTGGGAGCGGGCCTGCTCTACGGTTCCAAACTCGCCTTTCATAGCCTGTACATCAAGCTGCAGGAACGCCAGCAGGCGCGGTTGATCGAACGCTTTGCAGAATGGCACAATCGCGTCGAAGACCTGGCGCATCGTTACGACAAGACGCTGGGCAGCACGCATTCGCTGGCCTTGACAATGCAGGCGCCGGCGGATGACGACAGCACCGCCTGGCTCGATGGCAGAGGCGGCGCCTTCGTGGATGAAGACGACAACATTCTGCCGCGCCTCACCGGCGGCAAAAGCGAGCCGGAGGCCAATCCGGAGGGGGACGAGCCGGAGGTGCGCGAGGAAGTCGATCTCAACAGTCTCAATCCTTCGGAATTGATCGACTATCTGGAATCACGCCTGAGTGACACGCGCGAGGCGCATCAGATCATTTTTGAGAAATTTGAAGAACGCCGCAAGCAGCTCGAGCATATTCCCTCGATCAAGCCGATTTTCAACGGCCGGGTGACGGACTTTTTCGGCAAGCGGATCGATCCTTTCGTCCGCCGCATTCGGCACCATCGCGGCCTGGATATCGCTGCACCGCACGGCACACCGGTCTATTCGCCGGCTTCGGGCACGGTGGAGTTCGTCAAAACGCGCTATGTGCCCCGTCGCGGTTATGGCCGGGTCGTCATCATCAATCACGGCTATGGCATGAAAACCCTTTATGGCCATCTCTCCAAAGTCAATGTCAGTATTGGCCAGCGGATCGAGCGCTGGGACGTGATCGGCATGGTTGGCGAAACCGGCCGCGCCACCGGCCCGCATCTGCATTACGAAGTCTGGCTGGATGGCAAGGCCCGCGATCCGGAAGAGTTCATCATCAATGAATGACCAGCGCGGCTTGCTGCTGCCGCCGCGCCATCAAAAGCGATACCCTCTGTGCCACGCAGGCGATGACATTTCCTTCATCGCCTGTTCTTTTTTCCACCCGAAAAAAAACTTGAGTCTCTGGGCGAAATTTGCTAGGTTGCATGTGCTGCCGGCCGCGGTGCCTTCTGCCGCAGCACCGACGCAGGCAAACGCGCGCAACGTCCTTGCGGCGGGGTCGGTCGGCCCCCGTGTGCTGTGCTTGCCGTTGCGGCGCACGAGCACCGGCCGGGCGCATCGTCAACCATTTCGATCCCTCATGAATCTTCCGCTGCATGAACTCCGCCGCGCGTTGCAAACTGTGCCACCGCGCCGCCGCGAACCGGTGCCGGGCTTGCAGCATTCGGCGGTGCTCGCCATTTTGTTCGAGGCGGACGTCAGCGGGCGGCGCGAGACGCAGGCGGTTTTCATCATGAAAACGAGTGACGGCTCCCGGCATGGCGGCCAAATTGCCTTTCCCGGCGGCCGGCTCGAACCACACGACCGCTCGCTTTTGGCAACCGCGTTGCGTGAGACGCATGAAGAAATCGGGGTGGCGCCGGCCGAGCTGGAGGTGTTGGGCACTCTGGGTCACTTCAGCACCATGACCACCGGCTTTGATGTCGCGGTTTATGTGGCGCGGCCGCTCACCCCCCTGCGCTATGCGCCGCAACATCATGAAGTCGCCGCCATCTTCGAGGTTCCCATGCGCCTGTTGTTCGAACAGTTCGATCCCGGCCTGGAAATTCGCTCGCGCGAGGACTTTTTGAAGCTGCATTACCACGTGGCAGTGGCACCACATCTCAAATTTCACCATGACAACTGGCCGCAGGCCCGGCGAACGATTTGCATTTGGGGTTTCACCGCGCGCGTGTTGCATCACTTCATGGGGTTGATCAGGAGAGAATTGCGGGTTTGAGCGCCGCGCCCTCCGGCCCGGCGTGTCAAACAGCGCGCATTATGCCCGTCACGCAAAATTCTCAGGCCAACCATGAACGCTGCTTCACCCAAAACCTTGCTGCCGGTGACCATCACCTATCTCGAAATGCTTGCGCCGCCTGCGCGCCCGGCGCCGCCGCCCCGCCCGGAGGCCACCATCATGCACGCGCAGCATCCCACCGTCTCCTTTTATCGCTACCTTTACAACACGGTTGGGGCGGCGTGGAACTGGATCGACCGCCGCAAACTTTCCGATGCCGCGCTTGCCGCGATCATCCAGCATCCACAGGTCGAGGTGCATGTGCTTTATGTGGCAGGCGTGCCCGCCGGTTATGCCGAGC harbors:
- a CDS encoding M23 family metallopeptidase, coding for MDKKRIRLVLFSTWGSDYKQVEFSLSTFASLLAGGVFVLLLLGAGLLYGSKLAFHSLYIKLQERQQARLIERFAEWHNRVEDLAHRYDKTLGSTHSLALTMQAPADDDSTAWLDGRGGAFVDEDDNILPRLTGGKSEPEANPEGDEPEVREEVDLNSLNPSELIDYLESRLSDTREAHQIIFEKFEERRKQLEHIPSIKPIFNGRVTDFFGKRIDPFVRRIRHHRGLDIAAPHGTPVYSPASGTVEFVKTRYVPRRGYGRVVIINHGYGMKTLYGHLSKVNVSIGQRIERWDVIGMVGETGRATGPHLHYEVWLDGKARDPEEFIINE
- a CDS encoding CoA pyrophosphatase; translated protein: MNLPLHELRRALQTVPPRRREPVPGLQHSAVLAILFEADVSGRRETQAVFIMKTSDGSRHGGQIAFPGGRLEPHDRSLLATALRETHEEIGVAPAELEVLGTLGHFSTMTTGFDVAVYVARPLTPLRYAPQHHEVAAIFEVPMRLLFEQFDPGLEIRSREDFLKLHYHVAVAPHLKFHHDNWPQARRTICIWGFTARVLHHFMGLIRRELRV
- a CDS encoding NUDIX hydrolase — its product is MTVKFYYLGLRLLLALLQRVLYVLTAGQLPPFASVAVVVRDGNKILLIMRRDGKGYGLPGGHLKLHETAEEAAHREVEEETGLRLENMRVVGILSGRRPGTWVRTLDVVFEGRVASGNLRSSREGRCEWVELAQVRDQLAFDYRKVLES
- a CDS encoding GNAT family N-acetyltransferase — encoded protein: MNAASPKTLLPVTITYLEMLAPPARPAPPPRPEATIMHAQHPTVSFYRYLYNTVGAAWNWIDRRKLSDAALAAIIQHPQVEVHVLYVAGVPAGYAELDFRRLPEVELAYFGLLPEFLGRGWGSYLLDASLRRAWQRQPVRVWLHTCTLDHPQALAFYQKAGFVPFRRETTMVEKLAGESGDDANFTL